One Phalacrocorax aristotelis chromosome 11, bGulAri2.1, whole genome shotgun sequence DNA segment encodes these proteins:
- the TAF9B gene encoding transcription initiation factor TFIID subunit 9B: protein MEAAKMASPKSAPKDAQVMAQILKDMGITEYEPRVINQMLEFAYRYVTTILEDAKIYSSHAKKSSVDADDVRLAIQCRTDQSFTSPPPRDFLLDIARQKNQTPLPLIKPYSGPRLPPDRYCLTAPNYRLKSLQKKVSSSAGRITVPRLSVGAVSSRPSTPTLGTPSAQTVSVSTKVGTPVSLTGQRFTVQIPSSQAAVKSATPTTPTVQNVLINPSLIGPKNILITTNMVSSQNTSNESNPLKRKHEDDDDYDNL, encoded by the exons ATGGAGGCGGCCAAGATGGCGTCGCCCAAGAGCGCTCCCAAAGACGCGCAG GTGATGGCGCAGATCCTGAAGGACATGGGCATCACGGAGTACGAGCCCCGCGTCATCAACCAGATGCTGGAGTTCGCTTACA GGTATGTGACTACTATCCTGGAAGATGCAAAAATTTACTCAAGCCATGCAAAGAAATCCAGCGTTGATGCGGATGATGTGAGGCTGGCGATCCAGTGTCGAACAGACCAGTCGTTTACATCTCCACCTCCGAGAGAC TTCTTGTTAGATATCGCAAGGCAGAAAAATCAGACACCGCTGCCGTTGATAAAGCCTTATTCTGGACCCCGGCTTCCACCTGACAGATACTGCCTGACGGCTCCCAACTACAGGCTGAAGTCCTTGCAGAAGAAG GTCTCTTCCTCTGCAGGAAGAATCACGGTCCCTCGGCTGAGCGTCGGTGCCGTGAGCAGCAGGCCCAGCACTCCTACTTTGG GTACGCCTTCGGCACAGACAGTATCCGTCTCAACAAAGGTCGGCACCCCAGTGTCGCTGACGGGCCAGAGGTTCACCGTGCAGATCCCGTCTTCGCAGGCAGCGGTCAAGTCAG CCACGCCAACCACTCCGACAGTGCAGAATGTTCTAATTAATCCTTCGTTAATTGGCCCAAAGAACATTCTTATTACTACAAATATGGTATCGTCACAGAATACGTCTAACGAGTCAAATCCCTTGAAAAGGAAGCACGAGGATGACGATGACTACGATAACTTGTGA
- the LOC142063094 gene encoding growth hormone secretagogue receptor type 1-like, producing MLALKHAPLLPRLRFPSKGQGKPALPSALKPDMGSTSNHSYFRNDTDPSEDQSFSLFAVHILVPVTVISIILFFLGVSGNLITIVIFRRSQEMRTTVNMYLFSMALSDTLIFLGLPSDLYRLWKYKPYIFGDFLCKFFIYLSETCTYCTILHITTVSMERYFAICLPLKAKATITKCRVKRVILALWGCSLFTAGPILFLFGVEHPDGSVPQESRECRSIERVARTGLLMTMTWVSTIYFFLPMLCLTLLYGLICRKLWQSRRRLPDCQAAGRKRSHAQTVKMLAVVVLAFVLCWLPFHVGRILFAQGEVILYDLTQYFNLIAMLLFYLGASINPILYNVMSHKYRKAMSKILHRKRTRRCRSLPRSEVVPFGGTELASFMSTVQH from the exons ATGCTCGCTTTGAAACATGCCCCTCTCTTGCCGCGACTCAGGTTTCCGTCGAAGGGGCAGGGGAAGCCAGCCCTGCCCTCGGCCTTGAAACCAGACATGGGCTCCACCTCGAATCAcagctatttcagaaatgacaCGGACCCCTCGGAAGACcagtctttttctttgtttgccgTCCATATTTTggtgcctgtgacagtaatttcCATCATCCTGTTTTTCTTGGGAGTTTCAGGGAATTTGATAACGATAGTCATTTTCAGACGCTCGCAGGAGATGAGGACGACAGTGAACATGTACCTGTTCAGCATGGCACTGTCGGACACACTGATTTTCCTTGGCCTACCTTCTGACCTGTACCGCCTTTGGAAGTACAAGCCCTACATATTTGGGGATTTTCTTTGCAAGTTCTTCATTTACCTGAGCGAAACGTGCACGTACTGCACCATCCTGCACATCACCACGGTGAGCATGGAGAGGTACTTCGCCATCTGCTTGCCCCTGAAAGCCAAAGCCACCATCACCAAGTGCCGGGTGAAACGGGTCATCCTGGCGCTGTGGGGCTGCTCCCTCTTCACCGccggccccatcctcttcctcttcGGGGTGGAACACCCCGACGGCAGCGTGCCCCAGGAGAGCCGGGAGTGCAGGTCCATCGAGCGCGTGGCCCGCACGGGGCTGCTCATGACGATGACCTGGGTCTCcaccatttatttcttcctgccAATGCTCTGCTTGACTCTGCTGTACGGCCTCATCTGCAGAAAGCTCTGGCAGAGCAGGCGGCGGCTGCCGGACTGCCAGGCTGCGGGCAGGAAAAGGTCCCACGCGCAGACTGTGAAAATGCTGG CCGTCGTAGTCTTGGCCTTTGTGCTGTGTTGGCTCCCGTTCCACGTCGGCCGAATCCTCTTCGCCCAGGGCGAAGTCATCCTGTATGACCTCACGCAGTACTTCAACCTCATCGCCATGCTCCTCTTCTACCTCGGGGCTTCTATAAACCCCATACTTTACAACGTCATGTCACACAAATACAGGAAAGCGATGAGCAAAATCCTGCACCGCAAGCGAACTCGGCGCTGCAGGAGCCTGCCCAGGAGTGAGGTGGTTCCTTTTGGAGGTACAGAGCTCGCTTCTTTCATGTCAACCGTTCAGCATTGA